AATGTGCAAATTTGCAGCGGTAAGCCGAAAGGCGTGGCGGCAAAGGAAGAGCGTTTTGTTCTCCAGCACACGAAAGGGCAGGTTGAGGCGGATGGGATTTTTATTTTAAGAGAGACCGACCCAGTGGAAAATTTGCTGGCGGAGATAGAACTTTGCAAAGATGCGATTAAAGTCTCGCATACGCAGAAAACCTCAGTTCCCGGCGTGTTTGCCGCTGGCGACTGCACAGGCAAGCCATGGCAGATTACGGTAGCTGTAGGTGAAGGGAATGCGGCGGCTCATGCGGCGATTTCTTATTTAGCGGCGAAAGAGAAAGTCTAAGCTGATTGGTGATAATAAATTTCAATTAGATGTTGACAAAGGACAGGCAGTTTTGTAAAATCTACTTGAAAATAATTATCAAACTCATAAGCAACAAGCTTCACAAAACAAATTTTTCTTGCAATGTAGCGAGAAAATCGTTTTAAGAGGACCAAGAGTCCCGAAGTGTGTTTTTGGCATGCTTCGGGACTCTTGTTTTAGGTACGGAAGGAGCAAAGAGAGCGGCTATGGAGGAATTACGGTGTTTATGCTGCAAAAAACTGCTGGGGCGCGGTCTGGTGCGCTGTGTAGAATTTAAATGCAGCCGTTGCGGCTGCGTACAGGTTTTTTGTGAAAAACCGCCGGAAAAAGCGGCAGGCGAAATCGTTCAATGCGGAGAGGGGATGTGCGCATGGAAAGTGGCGGGGAAATGAAGCAATTAGCTTCCTGGCTGGCGGTGGAATTGGCGCCGACTTTGGCTGGCGAAAAGGAAGCTACGATTTTATGTCTCCGGGACAATCGTCAGCGACCGCTTTGGACGTGGTGGCGTCGTCACCACTGGAGTGTTTTGAGAGGATTGCCTTTGCAGTGGCGGGTATTGCGTCTATGGGATAATGGCGCGGTGCTGTTCTTTTTTCGACCGGAAGTGTTGGAGGCTTGCTTTCAGCGGTCCGAGCATGCAGCACTGCTCCGCTATTGCGGCTATGACCCCGAGGCTTCCTTAGCTAAGCAGCTAGATCGCTTGACTCTTCGTTTTCAGCAGGAAGTACCGCATGAAATGGGTTTGTTTTTAGGCATTCCGTTAAAAGATGTATTGGGATTTATGGGATTAAGCCAAGAGGACCGCAGCGCCGGAGGCCTTTGGCATGTATATGGAGATCCGAAGCCGTCCCTAGAGCGTATGCAGCGTTGGGAGCGTCTGAGAGAGCGCGCCAAGGAATTATTGCGGCGCGGCTTGCCGGATGTGGAGGTATTGCAATATGCTCTTTGCCTCGGGCGATGAAAACGGGAACGACTTTGGCGGGGGCGTCGTTGAGTGCGTAGTAAGGGAACTGACGGAAGCGTTGGCCAGCGCCATTGACGCAAAAGACGGCAATACGTATGGGCACTCCCATCGTGTAGGAGAACTGGCTATGGCGTTGGGGAAGAATTTGAATCTGGACGCAGCGCAACTGGCGGAATTGCAGGTAGCGGCTCATTTACATGACGTGGGAAAAATAGGTATTCCTGATGCAATTTTAAATAAGGCAGCGCGCTTGACGGCGGAAGAATTTGCGGTTGTACAACGGCATCCGGTGATTGGCTGGCAAATTTTGCGGCGGATTAGTTCATTTCAACAGGTGGCGCGTATTGTAAGGCATCATCATGAACGTTTTGACGGGGCTGGTTACCCGGACGGACTTCGCGGGACAGATATTCCGCTAGCCAGTCGACTTATTGCGGTGGCGGATTCCTATGACGCCATGACTAGTGCGCGTTCGTATCGAAAAGCGGTTTCTCCCAAAGAGGCTTGGCAAGAGTTATGTCGGTGCAGTGGCAGCCAGTTTGATCCGGAAGCCGTGAAAGCGTTTCGACCGGCTGTACAAAGAGCAAAAGAATGGCGTTCGTATCCTGCGGATCATCTTTTTTTTGCCATAAGAAGTGAGAATGATTATCTTAATCAGAGAAAGAGGTATAGTGATGTCTGATAGTAAGAAAGAGTTTCCAAAGCATAAATCCGAGTGCGCTTGCGGCGGGAATTGCGGCGGGCATGGTTGCGGACATCGCTGCGCCTGCAGGCAGAGGCAAGAAGAAAAAGGGGGCGAAAAACAATGACCAAAGAATTGCACCTGCTTCAACCGGGTGAGAAGGGGATCGTTGTAGCCGTGAAAGGCGGCGGCGCTATTAAACGCCGTATTGTGGATATGGGAATGGTAAGCGGTACGGCTGTGGAAGTTTGCAAATTTGCGCCGCTAGGAGATCCTATGGAAATTAAAGTCAAAGGCTGCAATTTATCGCTACGCAAGCGTGAAGCGGCGTTTATTTTCGTAGAACTGGAAAATGAGGAGGCTTCAAGGTGCACGAAGAACGATTGACAATTGCCTTGGCAGGCAATCCCAACGCGGGAAAAACTACGGTATTTAATGCTCTTACCGGGGCGCGGCAGCATGTAGGGAATTATCCCGGAGTGACGGTGGAAAAGAAGGAAGGCTATTGCCGGATTGGTTCGCGGGAGGCGGTACTGGTTGATTTGCCAGGTACATACAGCCTGACAGCCTATTCTTTAGAAGAAGTGGTGGCGCGAAATTTCATCGTTCAAGATAAGCCGGACGTAGTAATTGATGTAGCTGATGCGGCGAATCTGGAGAGGCACTTGTATCTAACACTGCAGTTATTGGAACTGGAGCGGCCCTTGGTGCTGGCCCTCAACATGGCGGATATGGCGGAAAAACAAGGGCTGGTATATGACCTAAAAGCCTTGTCGGCAAAGTTAGGAGTACCTGTGGTGCCTACGGTAGGGCGTCAGGAGCAGGGGATGGATGCGTTGTTGGCGGCTGTGGAAAAAACAGCCGCCATAGAAAATGCAGGCGTCCGTGTTGAGTATGGGGAGCAAGTGGAACACGTTCTGGGAAGGCTTGGCGCCAAACTGGCAGATATGGATTCTCCCTTTCCAACGCGGTGGCTTGCCGTAAAACTCTTAGAAGGCGATGACGATGTCATGGCGCAGCTTCGCTTGCTTCCAGGCGGAGAAGAGCTGGTGATAGAGGCGGCGCGCCAGCAGCGAGAGCTGCAAATTGCGCTTAAAGAGGATGTCGATATTTATATAGCCGGCTGCCGGTATCGCAAAGCAGGGGAAGTATACCACGCTTGCTTGAAGCAAGACCGAAAAGAAACCCGTACGCTTTCGGATCGCATTGACAGCATTGTAACGCACCGTGTCTTGGGGCTGCCGATTTTCTTTGCACTTATGTGGCTTTTATTTAATTTAGTCTTTACGTTGGGCGCGGTCCCTAAAGACATGCTGGATGCCGGCGTAAAGGTGTTGAGTGAAACGGTAGGGGCGGCGCTGCCGGAAGGGAATTTACGTTCTTTGTTGGTAGACGGCATGATTGGCGGCGTAGGAAGCGTTATCAGCTTCTTGCCGGATATTCTCTTATTGTTCTTTGCCATTGCCTTGCTGGAGGATTCCGGCTATATGGCGCGCGCGGCTTTTGTCATGGATCGGGTCATGCGCGGCTTTGGCCTGCATGGCAAGTCGTTTATCCCCATGTTGTTGGGCTTTGGATGTAATGTATCGGCGGTAATGGCTTCGCGGACGTTAGAAAATGAAAAAGACCGCTATATTACCATTTTGGTATCGCCCCTCATGAGCTGCAGCGCCAGACTGCCGGTGTATACATTGCTGATCGGCGCTTTTTTCACAGAGGATATGGCGGGAACCGTATTATTTGGCATTTATGTTTTAGGCATTGCCTTGGCTATCGGAATGGCTTTCTTGTTTCGGAAAACATTATTTCCGGGCGATACGGAGCCTTTTGTTATGGAAATGCCTCCGTATCATCTGCCGACACTGCGCAGTGTGATGACCCATATGTGGGAACGCAGTATGATCTATTTGCGTAAAGCAGGCACGATTATTTTAGCAGCTTCGATTTTGGTGTGGTTCGGTGTGAATTATCCTCAAAATGAGGATGTCAACAGCAAGTATGAAGCCTTGCAAGCGGCTCTGGAAACGCGCTATGAAGAGCAGATTCAAGAGCAGGTGCTGCTACCGCTGGGGATAACAGCTGTTGAGGAAAATGAAGAATTTAATGCGCTGGTAGAA
This sequence is a window from Anaeromusa acidaminophila DSM 3853. Protein-coding genes within it:
- a CDS encoding DUF3793 family protein, encoding MESGGEMKQLASWLAVELAPTLAGEKEATILCLRDNRQRPLWTWWRRHHWSVLRGLPLQWRVLRLWDNGAVLFFFRPEVLEACFQRSEHAALLRYCGYDPEASLAKQLDRLTLRFQQEVPHEMGLFLGIPLKDVLGFMGLSQEDRSAGGLWHVYGDPKPSLERMQRWERLRERAKELLRRGLPDVEVLQYALCLGR
- a CDS encoding HD-GYP domain-containing protein, which codes for MLFASGDENGNDFGGGVVECVVRELTEALASAIDAKDGNTYGHSHRVGELAMALGKNLNLDAAQLAELQVAAHLHDVGKIGIPDAILNKAARLTAEEFAVVQRHPVIGWQILRRISSFQQVARIVRHHHERFDGAGYPDGLRGTDIPLASRLIAVADSYDAMTSARSYRKAVSPKEAWQELCRCSGSQFDPEAVKAFRPAVQRAKEWRSYPADHLFFAIRSENDYLNQRKRYSDV
- a CDS encoding FeoA family protein, with translation MTKELHLLQPGEKGIVVAVKGGGAIKRRIVDMGMVSGTAVEVCKFAPLGDPMEIKVKGCNLSLRKREAAFIFVELENEEASRCTKND
- the feoB gene encoding ferrous iron transport protein B → MHEERLTIALAGNPNAGKTTVFNALTGARQHVGNYPGVTVEKKEGYCRIGSREAVLVDLPGTYSLTAYSLEEVVARNFIVQDKPDVVIDVADAANLERHLYLTLQLLELERPLVLALNMADMAEKQGLVYDLKALSAKLGVPVVPTVGRQEQGMDALLAAVEKTAAIENAGVRVEYGEQVEHVLGRLGAKLADMDSPFPTRWLAVKLLEGDDDVMAQLRLLPGGEELVIEAARQQRELQIALKEDVDIYIAGCRYRKAGEVYHACLKQDRKETRTLSDRIDSIVTHRVLGLPIFFALMWLLFNLVFTLGAVPKDMLDAGVKVLSETVGAALPEGNLRSLLVDGMIGGVGSVISFLPDILLLFFAIALLEDSGYMARAAFVMDRVMRGFGLHGKSFIPMLLGFGCNVSAVMASRTLENEKDRYITILVSPLMSCSARLPVYTLLIGAFFTEDMAGTVLFGIYVLGIALAIGMAFLFRKTLFPGDTEPFVMEMPPYHLPTLRSVMTHMWERSMIYLRKAGTIILAASILVWFGVNYPQNEDVNSKYEALQAALETRYEEQIQEQVLLPLGITAVEENEEFNALVEELSAAEEAEDEGSEKATADGNSIDEKDAGEKEAEIAESAGETGDSATQDADKAAPKTFSKEKLSSFAAQYVLLKKEADEAKGKLEKEKSTELLAQSYAGSLGHAIEPVIKPLGFDWKIGVGLFSAFAAKEVMVSTLATIYSVEASDEEMAPLQEVLAADPSFSPLIALSLMVFCLIYSPCLATVAVIKREMNSWKWAGFSVAYSMTLAWLMAFIVYQGGLLLGFGG